One Halobaculum roseum DNA segment encodes these proteins:
- a CDS encoding sulfurtransferase, translating into MSDYAKDVLVDADWVESHLDEFQSDDPAYRLVEVDVDTEAYDAEHAPGAIGFNWETDLQDQTQRDVLTKEDFEALNAEHGISDDSTVVLYGDNSNWFAAYTYWQYKYYGHDDVKLLDGGREYWLEHDYPTTDEVPSFPETSYEADEADESIRAYRDDVDDAIGAGVPLVDVRSPEEYSGEILAPPGLQETAQRGGHIPGARNISWASVTNDDGTFKTQEELEELYDDVLAEGDDEIVAYCRIGERSSVAWFALHELVGADQTVNYDGSWTEWGNLVRAPIVKGSEPGGE; encoded by the coding sequence ATGTCAGATTACGCGAAGGACGTACTCGTCGACGCCGACTGGGTGGAGTCCCACCTCGACGAGTTCCAGTCCGACGACCCGGCGTACCGACTGGTGGAGGTGGACGTCGACACCGAGGCGTACGACGCCGAGCACGCCCCCGGCGCCATCGGCTTCAACTGGGAGACCGACCTCCAGGACCAGACCCAGCGCGACGTGCTCACGAAGGAGGACTTCGAGGCGCTGAACGCCGAACACGGCATCAGCGACGACTCCACGGTCGTCCTCTACGGCGACAACTCGAACTGGTTCGCCGCCTACACCTACTGGCAGTACAAGTACTACGGCCACGACGACGTGAAGCTGCTCGACGGCGGCCGCGAGTACTGGCTGGAGCACGACTACCCGACCACCGACGAGGTGCCGTCGTTCCCCGAGACGAGTTACGAGGCCGACGAGGCCGACGAGTCGATCCGCGCGTACCGCGACGACGTGGACGACGCCATCGGCGCGGGCGTTCCCCTCGTCGACGTTCGCTCGCCCGAGGAGTACAGCGGCGAGATCCTCGCCCCGCCGGGACTCCAGGAGACCGCCCAGCGCGGCGGCCACATCCCCGGCGCCCGCAACATCTCGTGGGCCTCCGTCACCAACGACGACGGGACGTTCAAGACCCAGGAGGAGCTGGAGGAGCTGTACGACGACGTGCTCGCCGAGGGCGACGACGAGATCGTCGCCTACTGCCGCATCGGCGAGCGCTCGTCGGTCGCGTGGTTCGCGCTCCACGAGCTCGTCGGCGCCGACCAGACCGTCAACTACGACGGCTCCTGGACGGAGTGGGGCAACCTCGTTCGCGCCCCGATCGTGAAGGGCAGCGAGCCCGGCGGCGAGTAA